The following DNA comes from Halalkaliarchaeum sp. AArc-CO.
ACGCCGCTTGCCGAGGCCGTCGAGTGGGGCGGCGTCCCCGTGCCGAGCGATCCCGACCCCACGGACGCGCTCTTCCGGGAGGGATTCCTGAAGCTGACGCCGTCGTACTTCACGGAGCGTGATCCGCTTCCGCTGTCGACCGCGTGGCGGGCCGGCGTCGGCTTCCCCGAGATCGCTGCCGGCCACGCCCTCGAACGGGAACACGTCAAGGACGGCAGGCGGCGGTCGCTGGTGGCGGATCTCCTCTCCGCGCTCGAAGGAGGAGGAACCCGCGCGCTGATCGGCCCGCCGGGTTCCGGGAAAAGCACCGTCTGTCGCGACGTCGCCTACCGGTGGTACCGGACGGTGGGATCCGTACTGTATCGACCGGAGGGCGGCACCGAACCGTTCGAGTCGTGGCGGGCGCTCGTGCGGCTGCTCCGGGAGCGAACCCGCCCCACCCTCGTCGTAATCGAGGGAGCGCTCCGCGCCGATGCGAGGGCGGTATTCCGTGCGGTCGAAGCGCTGGAGGACGACGCCGGCGTCGCGTTCCTCCTCGAGTCGGGAAACGATCGGTGGGCCGTCGACGGGACGTTCGACGTCGACCCGCACGATCTGGCGATCAGAGAGCGGATCGGAACCGTTCGGATGCCGGCACTGGACGCGATCGAGCGCGATCGGTTCCGATCGCGGCTGGAAGAGGCGACGGGCGTCTCGATCGACCTCGACGTCGGCGGATCGGCAAACGAAGACGGGCAGACCGACGCCGACGGGCAGACCGACGCCGACGGGCAGACCGACGCCGACGGGCAGACCGACGCCGACAGGACCCAGGCGACGGAACCGGGGGAGTTGCTGTTGTTCCTCACCCGGCTCGTGATGCAGGTTGATCCGGCCGGACGAAACGGATCCAACGGAGCCACTCCTCCGGGAACGACCGTCGACTCGGGAGCTGCCTCCGAGCTGGACGCCGACGTCGAAGAGCTGTGTGCGTCGCTCCGGGGGGACGAGCTGGCGATAGATACCGCCGTGCTCGTCAACCTCCTCAACGCCGCGGAGCTTCCGGTGGCCCTCGAGTACGCCTACGCGCTGGCGTTCGAGGCGGGCGACGGGATCGTCGCCCCGGCGGCAGACGTGGGCGGAAAGACCGGACAGTCGTCTAAAGACCGCCTCGAAGAACGGATCCACCGGGTCGAACGGGCGATCGAGACGTTGTCGGGGCGAGTGCTGTTCGACACGTCCGACCGGGAGGAGTACCGGACAGTTCACGCGGGGTGGTCGAGTGCGTTTCTGCGGCGGCTGCTCGAGACGGACGGACGCGCCGCGATCGACCGGGTCGATCGGTGTGTGAGTACGGTGCTCGCGCTCGCAGTCGACGAGCGGACCCGAGATCGGATCCGAAATAGACGGGACGAGGAGCGGCTGTCGTCGACTACAAGCGAGAAGGACCCGCTCGATCGGATCGAGGACGATCCCGGCGGGTGGGCGGAGTCGATCGCGCGTCGACTGGTCGAGTTCTCGGCGGACCACCCCGCGCTGGCCCCGCTTCTATGCGGCTGTGACGGTCCGACGTTCGCCGTCCCGCGGGGGCGGTCGGCCGGCCTGACCGTCGAGCTCGCCGAACGCTGCGGCCGGGGCCACCTCGCGGGCGGCCGGCTCGAGGAGGCCGAACGGGCCTTCGAATCCGCACTCGAACGCCTCGAAGTCGCCCCGATCGTCACCGAGGACCGGACCCGACTCCGGGCGCGCTGTCGGGTCGGGCTCGGAAACGTCGCCGTCGAACGGGGAGCCTACGACGAGGCCGAACGGCTGTACCGGGAGGCGCTGTCGGGCTACCGCGAACTGGACGACAGCCTCGGGGTCGCAGACAGCCTCAGACATCTGGGATCCGTTTCCCAGCGTCGCTCCGAACTCGACGACGCAGCGGATCGATACGCCCGGAGTCTCGGTATCTATCTGGAGCTGGGCGCCGAACGGAAGCTCGCCACGGCGCTTGCCGACATCGGATCGGTGGCTCAGGATCGGGGCGACTTCGAGACCGCCGCCAGACACTACCGCGAGAGCCGGCGACGATACTCGGCGCTCGGACAGCGTCGTGATCTCGTGGACGTCCTCGGAAAGCTGGCGACCGTCGGCTGGGTCACCGGCGACCTCGAGGCCGCCGAAAAGCGGGCACGGCGGGCCGCAGCGATCGCCCGGGAGATCGGCTACGAACACGGGCTCGCGACCGCCCAGTACCATCTCGCCGTGGTGTCGAACGTCCGTGGCGACACGGCGGCAGCACGAGAGCACGCCGAACGGGCGGTCGACGGGTTCGTGGCGATCGGAAACGACCACCACGAGGCGAGCGCCCGATCCCTGCTCGGGGAGATCGAGCGGGCGAACGGAAACCTCGACCGGGCCGAGGAGCACTACAGGATGGCCGCACGGAGACACGAAGAGGTGGAGGACGATCGAGGACATCTCGACGCGCTGATGGGGCTCGGGCGGATCGCGCGCCAGCGGGGCGACCTCGGCGGGGCGACCGAGCGCGCCGAACGCGCCCTGGAGCTTTCCCGAGCGGTCGGCGACGCGCGCAGCGAGGCGGCGTGTCTGCGGCTGCTCGGTACGATCGATCGGGAGAGAGGGGAGCTCGATCGGGCGGACGACCGGCTCGAGTCCGCTCTGTCGGGATACCGCGACGTCGAAGAGCGCCACGGCGAGGCGGCGACGCTCCTCGAACTGGCCGAGGTCGCGGCCGAGCGCGGCGAGCGCGACCGCGCCCGGGGGCTGTTCGAGCGGGCGATCGAAGGCTACCGGGAGATCGACGCGACCCCCGACACCGCCGATGCCCTCGAGCGGTTCGCCGATCGGTGCGAGGCGTGGGGCGCGGTCGACGAGGCACGCCGACGACGCGCGACCGCAGACCGGCTTCGCGAGGGGGACTCGGACCCCGAGAACCCGCTCGCGGAGTAAGAACGATCCACCCTCAGACGGACGGAACCGACACCGTCATCGACGCCTCGGTGTCGACGTTCTCGGCGGTCACCACGCCACGAACCTCGTACGTGCCGGCGGGCGGGTTCTCCCAGATCGCCCCGTGGGACCGCGACTCGCCCGGCGCGAGGGTCTCGCGTCCGAGTGCCTGGGTGAACAGCCGCCCGTCGCTGTACCGCCACACCACCTCGCCACCTTCCTCGCCGTCCTCGCCATCCGCCCTGTCCCTGTCCGTGTCGTCGATCCGCTCGACGACGAAGTCGAACCGCTGGCCCGACCGGAACGACAGCTCCACGGGGTCGTCGCCGTCGTTCGTAACCGTCAGGGTGAGTTCGAACCCCTCTTCGACCGGCGCGACCGACAGCGTCGACGTGAGCATACGTCGCCGTTTGGCCCGGGGAGCTAAACGTTTCTCGCCATCCGCGCCGCCTCCAGGGCCACAAGCAAGATCGTGATCAACATCGCCGACGTCACCGCCAGCACGAACGCCAGCACCAGAAACCACCCCTCCGGGCCGAGGATCGGATACTCGCGTCCGCCAGCCGGCGGGCCCAACAGCTCGAGCACCCGAACGAGATACGCCGCGATCGCGAGCGACAGTCCCGCGAGCCCGCCACGTTTCGCGTGTTTGGGCACCGAAAGCGCCGACAGCATCGCCGAGGCCGGCGGTCGGTCGGGTCGCTCCTGTTCTGCACGTTCGTCCGCGCCCCCCGAACGCTCGAAGCCGTCCGTTCCGTCAGTCCCCTCTCGACTCACGTCCGGCGATAGTCGCCGACCGATGAAAGGCGCATCGCTCCCCGACAGCGGAGAAATCCACGTTTGTGTATATCGAATCGTATCCAAAACGGTTTTTGCACACGAGGGCGCACCCTCACACGATGACCCCCTACACCGCGACGGTGACCGTCCGGCTGAAACCCGGCGTGCTGGATCCGGAAGCGGAGACGACACAGCGCGCGCTGGAGCGACTCGGGTTCGAACTGGAAGACCTCCGGTCGGCCGACCGGTTCGAGATCGACCTGGAGGCGGCCGACGCCGAGGACGCCGGCGACCGGGCCGCGGAGATGGCAGAGCGGCTGCTCGCGAACCCGACGATCCACGACTACGAGGTCGCGGTCTCCGAACGATGACCGTCGCAGTCGTCCAGTTCGGCGGGTCCAACTGCGACCGGGACGGCGTCCGTGCGCTGGAGCATCTCGGGATCGGCGCCGAGCGCGTCTGGCACGAGGATGGCCTCCCGGACGACGTCGAGGGGATCCTGCTTCCAGGGGGGTTCTCCTACGGCGACTACCTCAGGGCGGGCGCGATGGCCGCCCGGGCGCCGGTGATGCAGGAGGTGCGTGCGGCCGCAGCCGAGGGCGTGCCGGTGCTTGGCGTCTGCAACGGCGCCCAGATCGGCTGCGAGTCGAGCCTGACACCCGGAGCATTCACGACCAACGAGAGCGCCCGGTTCCAGTGTGAACACGTCCACTGCCGGGTCGAACGCGCCGACACCCCCTGGACGGCAGCGTACGAGGAGGGGGAGGTGCTCCGGCTGCCGATCGCCCACGCGGAGGGGCGCTTCGAGATAAGCGAGGAACGATACGCCGACCTCGAGGAGAACGACCGGATCCTGTTCCGGTACTGTGAGCCCGACGGGACCGTCACCGACCAGGCGAACCCGAACGGCTCGACGGGCAACGTCGCGGGTCTGCTCGGGGAACGCGAGACCGTCGCGGTGTTGATGCCCCATCCCGAACGGGCGACGCTGCCCGACCTCGGGCTCACCGACGGCGCCGGTGTACTGTACGGGTTCGATCCCTCGCTGCGGGATTGACTTCACTAGTTAAAACACCGCCGCGATCGCGACTGCCCCTGCGCCCAACAGAAACAGGGAGACGTTCACATCCCGGTGTTTCGACGGGACCAGATCCAGTGTCACGTGCCGGTCCGAAAGCGGCGCAAACGGTCGGATCCCCATGGGCGTGGCTGCGTCTGCCGCCACGTGTGTGACCACCGCGCCCGCAGCGAGCAGGCCGGCGACGGGACTCCAGGAGAACCGGAGCCCGGTCGCTGCCGCCAGCGCAGCGACGCTGGCGGCGACGAGCAGCCCGACCGCGGCGGCGAACCAGACGGTGTGTGTCGGCCCCCGGTGCGGGATCGGAAGGTGTTCGTCGCAGTCAGGCACAACTGCGGCGCCGGCGACGAGCAGTCCACCAGCCAGCGCCGCCTGCGGCTCCCCGGCGTCGACGAATAGCCGCGCGACGGGTGCGTAACACAGCAGCGCGATCCCGTAGTGCCCCAGCTGGTACACAGTCGAATCGGATTTGGCCCGGTCGAACATGAAGGTCTCGCTCGTTCGCCGCCACCCGACGGTATTTGTTCCCGGCGCCCCCGGACGGACGTGTGACCGACGAACACGACGCAACACCGCGAGGACCGGCGGAAACGGCGTTCGATCTCGGGGGGATGACCTGGGAGGAGGCCGGCGAGGCGTTCCTCTCGGCGGACGCGGTCGTCCTGCCAACGGGCAGCACCGAACAGCACTCCCGACATCTCCCGCTGTCGGTCGACAGCCTGCGGGCGGATCACCTCTCCGTGGAACTCGTCGAGGCGGCCGACCGGCGGGACCTGCAGCTGTACCGGCTGCCGACGCTCCCGT
Coding sequences within:
- the purS gene encoding phosphoribosylformylglycinamidine synthase subunit PurS; protein product: MTPYTATVTVRLKPGVLDPEAETTQRALERLGFELEDLRSADRFEIDLEAADAEDAGDRAAEMAERLLANPTIHDYEVAVSER
- a CDS encoding BsuPI-related putative proteinase inhibitor, whose product is MLTSTLSVAPVEEGFELTLTVTNDGDDPVELSFRSGQRFDFVVERIDDTDRDRADGEDGEEGGEVVWRYSDGRLFTQALGRETLAPGESRSHGAIWENPPAGTYEVRGVVTAENVDTEASMTVSVPSV
- the purQ gene encoding phosphoribosylformylglycinamidine synthase I, whose amino-acid sequence is MTVAVVQFGGSNCDRDGVRALEHLGIGAERVWHEDGLPDDVEGILLPGGFSYGDYLRAGAMAARAPVMQEVRAAAAEGVPVLGVCNGAQIGCESSLTPGAFTTNESARFQCEHVHCRVERADTPWTAAYEEGEVLRLPIAHAEGRFEISEERYADLEENDRILFRYCEPDGTVTDQANPNGSTGNVAGLLGERETVAVLMPHPERATLPDLGLTDGAGVLYGFDPSLRD
- a CDS encoding metal-dependent hydrolase, which codes for MFDRAKSDSTVYQLGHYGIALLCYAPVARLFVDAGEPQAALAGGLLVAGAAVVPDCDEHLPIPHRGPTHTVWFAAAVGLLVAASVAALAAATGLRFSWSPVAGLLAAGAVVTHVAADAATPMGIRPFAPLSDRHVTLDLVPSKHRDVNVSLFLLGAGAVAIAAVF
- a CDS encoding tetratricopeptide repeat protein, translated to MDDRIQEALRTIDRRRTMLDRLRSPAEKRELVEGLDCSRATVDRAIRRLEDWGWIERVDQGWQLSYAGRTLRDRYVRFQEEFADVLAGTEVLASLPSDADVDADLFTGAIVTAGNRRDVDPGGDGNELPTELRARIESADRIRLVAPAETAARLLSSCRELSSGTVEAVIDRHVLSRLPERTPALARWLVRSDRTEAFAAETPPYALLLLSEGDATTVSVVGHRQNRTVEGVVSNDTDPAVGWAERRYRALRRTATPLAEAVEWGGVPVPSDPDPTDALFREGFLKLTPSYFTERDPLPLSTAWRAGVGFPEIAAGHALEREHVKDGRRRSLVADLLSALEGGGTRALIGPPGSGKSTVCRDVAYRWYRTVGSVLYRPEGGTEPFESWRALVRLLRERTRPTLVVIEGALRADARAVFRAVEALEDDAGVAFLLESGNDRWAVDGTFDVDPHDLAIRERIGTVRMPALDAIERDRFRSRLEEATGVSIDLDVGGSANEDGQTDADGQTDADGQTDADGQTDADRTQATEPGELLLFLTRLVMQVDPAGRNGSNGATPPGTTVDSGAASELDADVEELCASLRGDELAIDTAVLVNLLNAAELPVALEYAYALAFEAGDGIVAPAADVGGKTGQSSKDRLEERIHRVERAIETLSGRVLFDTSDREEYRTVHAGWSSAFLRRLLETDGRAAIDRVDRCVSTVLALAVDERTRDRIRNRRDEERLSSTTSEKDPLDRIEDDPGGWAESIARRLVEFSADHPALAPLLCGCDGPTFAVPRGRSAGLTVELAERCGRGHLAGGRLEEAERAFESALERLEVAPIVTEDRTRLRARCRVGLGNVAVERGAYDEAERLYREALSGYRELDDSLGVADSLRHLGSVSQRRSELDDAADRYARSLGIYLELGAERKLATALADIGSVAQDRGDFETAARHYRESRRRYSALGQRRDLVDVLGKLATVGWVTGDLEAAEKRARRAAAIAREIGYEHGLATAQYHLAVVSNVRGDTAAAREHAERAVDGFVAIGNDHHEASARSLLGEIERANGNLDRAEEHYRMAARRHEEVEDDRGHLDALMGLGRIARQRGDLGGATERAERALELSRAVGDARSEAACLRLLGTIDRERGELDRADDRLESALSGYRDVEERHGEAATLLELAEVAAERGERDRARGLFERAIEGYREIDATPDTADALERFADRCEAWGAVDEARRRRATADRLREGDSDPENPLAE